The Phaeodactylum tricornutum CCAP 1055/1 PHATR_bd_28x34 genomic scaffold, whole genome shotgun sequence DNA window AGAATTCCGATGCAACGCCGTATGATAAGTAGCGATCGTGATTCCGACGCTTCGGTGGACGGCGGAGAGTCTAGCATCGAGACAGGCCACGATGTCGGGAAGGAAGAGGATGACCGCGACGAAGTCAAAGAGAtccaaaagcttgcaaaGAGGGAAACGAGGAACATCAAGGTGTGGCGTTCAATAGTGGTCTTGCTTCTCCTGGCTGTGGGGGCGAGTGTTTCGACATTGACTTTCATCTTTTTGCGGGACGAAGAAACCGATGATTATGTTGATGCCGTAAGTAACAGAACGCAGACatgtgttgactgtgagctagAAATGATAAGTCGCCATGAACTCAAAATCTTTTCAATCTTTTCTTTTCGAATAGTATTATCTTTTTGCTAATACAGTCAGTGACATTACCGATTTCCGCGTCGAAAACATGTTCGAAGCGATGCGCGGAATGAGCGATATGGTGACTGCTCAcgcgaacgacaacaaccgAACATTCCCTTTCGTGACTTTACCGCAGTTCGAGACACTTGGAGATCATGCACGGGTGCAGTCAGGGATCGAAACATTTAACTACTTGCCGTTCGTTAGCAACGAGACCAGGCTACTCTGGGAGACATATTCAGTGGCTTTCCAAGGTTGGATTGCTACAAGCAGGGTACGTTttgttcttttccaaaccgAAGTAACTACCGTTTGAAGACAGACACTGACGACCGTTGCAATGAATTTTTTGCAGAGCGTCGTGCTTGAACGAGACAACAACATTGCTGAAACCGATTTTGTGGAAGCTGATATCCCGTCCGGAATTTTCGAATTAAAGGAATTTGGACCACCAGGCTATGCCGACTTTGGGAGAGAATTGTATGCGGTACGTACCGTTTTGTCTACGATGCGTTCAAAGTTTTTTCCGTTTCTAAGGCAATCTCGGCATAACCACTAACGATGCGCCCTATCTTTGCAACGGACTACAGCCTGTATGGCAGACAAGCCCCCCACCTTTCAATCCATTTCTCATCAATTTCAACATAGCGACACTTACAACGGTTAGAGACAATCTGAAGGCAATGGGAACGCTTCGAGGTAAGTTCTCGTCCGCCAAAACTGGACATCGAAAGGTTTATTTCTTACCCGGTTCACAAAAATCAGATTCAATCTTCAGTACCGTTGTTGACGTTTCCTTTCTCTCCGACGCGTCTTATAGTGCCGAAGATCACGAAGCTTACCACGCGCTCTTCGTCACAAGCGAAGGTAACGAAACTGTCGCAGAAAGACCACACACTTATCTTCTGACTCCGGTATATGAGCGTCTAGGAAACAAATCGTCTGATGTTGTGGGCGCTTTTGTTTCCACGGTTGCTTTTGATCGGTACTTGGCAGACTTACTTCCAGACAGGGTTCGAGGAATATTTGCTATACTGAAAAACACTTGTGGACAAGAGTAAGTCAGACCGGATCTCACAGGGGGGTCTTCCAGACTTGCACAAACTCTTTGGCTCACTTAATTCCTCACTCGTTTCGACTGAAGATACTCTTACGAGTTGACTGGTACTCAAGCGGTATATTTGGGGGAAGGCGACGTTCACGACAGACATTTTGATAGCAGAAAAGTGGTCATTCCCTTCAATGCTTATAGTAATCAAGATCGTACAGCTGTGGTACCTGGGCATTGCGAATACGAAATAAATTTGTATCCTTCTGCAAATTTCGCGAACAAGTACAACACTAACGAGCCTGTCATCTTTGCATCGAGCATTGCAGTAACGTTCTTTCTCATGGCGTTCACGTTCTTCGTATACGATCGCTTTGTTCATCGGCGAAATACGAAGGTGGTTAATGCGGCGGCTCGATCTAGCGCGATTGTTACATCGCTATTTCCGTCGAATGTTCGCGCTCGCCTTTATGAAGAGGCcgaagaaaaggccaagcaaaAGATTTCTTCAAAATTGGCAGGCGTCCAGGCCCCACAGTCTCAGCTAAAAGATTTTTTGAACGGATCCGACTCAAACGGGAAAGTTGTCGATTTTGCTAACGAAGAGGACGAGTTAAACTTCTTCAAATCCAAACCGATTGCGGAGCTGTTCCCCAACACGACAATAATGTTTGGGGACATTGCTGGCTTTACGGCATGGAGCTCTAGCCGAGAACCCGCACAAGTGTTTACGTTACTAGAGACTCTCTACCATGCTTTTGACGAGATTGCAAAGAAGCGCCGAGTCTTTAAGGTCGAAACGGTTGGAGATTGCTACGTTGCTGTTACAGGCTTGCCCGATCCCCGTAAAGATCACGCTGTTGTAATGGCACGTTTCGCTCGAGATTGTATGCACAAGATGCAAAATCTTTCAAAAAAGCTCGAAGTGTCGTTAGGGCCGGACACAGGTGATTTAGCAATGCGCATCGGATTACATAGCGGGCCTGTCACAGCTGGCGTCCTTCGCGGGGAGAGATCTCGATTCCAACTTTTTGGCGACACAATGAACGTTGCATCTCGCATGGAGTCCACTGGCGTTAGAGACCGTGTCCAGCTCTCTCAAGACTGCGCGGATTTGCTTGCACAGGCGGGCAAGGCTGGATGGTTTACACCGAGGGAAGATACAATCGtcgccaaaggaaaaggagaaatGAAAACCTACTGGTTGAGCGCCGGTGATCGCACGGGAACGGAGTCCACAACTTCAAACTCCGATTTTAGTATGTCTGGAAATGGCTTTGACCCTAGCTGGGGTGGCGACTTTGAGCCGAAATCATTCACAAATAGCTCCGAATCTGATCGAAAAGTGCTGCGGTTAGCGTCGGGAAAAGCCAACCGCTTGATTGACTGGAATGTAGACGTTCTACTCCGCTTGCTAAAGCAGGTTGTTGCACGTCGTCGTGTTTCACAATTAAAGTCGCCGACATTGCTCCACAAGGCAGAAACGGTTGAAGAACGCATAGAAGGAAATACAGTACTGGACGAAGTGAAAGAAATTATAGCGTTGCCTGAATTTGATGCCAAGGCAGCTATACGCCAGGACACTCCGGATTCGATCGCTTTGGGACCAGAAGTCTGCCTGCAGCTACACGAGTATGTCAGTCATATTGCAGCCATGTATCAGGACAACCCGTTTCACAACTTCGAGCACGCTTCACATGTTACGATGTCCGTGGTCAAGCTGCTTTCGCGTATTGTGGCGCCATCGGAAGTTGTTGCCAAGAACGAAGGCAAGAAGAAGACAGTCTTCGCCTCGAGGCTTCACGATCACACATACGGCATCACGTCTGATCCACTGACACAGTTTGCTTGCGTCTTTTCGGCACTCATTCACGACGTCGACCACAGCGGAGTTCCCAACGCGCAGCTCGTCAAGGAAAACTCGAAAATAGCAGCATTTTACAAAGGCAAGTCCGTGGCGGAGCAAAATTCGATCGATCTTGCTTGGGACCTTCTTATGGACTACAGTTTTAACGAACTGAGGTCAATTATATACACCACTACAGCCGAAAAGAGTCGATTTAGGCAGTTGGTGGTCAATTCAGTTATGGCGACGGATATCATGGACAAAGGTCTGAAGCAGTTGCGCAACGCACGATGGGAGAGTGCATTCTCTGGCAAACTATCGGAAGAGGACGCTACGGACACTACCAATCGCAAAGCGACGATTGTGATCGAGCATCTCATTCAAGCGTCGGATGTTGCTCATACGATGCAACACTGGCACATATATCGCAAGTGGAATGAGAGATTCTTCACAGAGTGCTACCAAGCATTTCAGAACGGCCGATCTGACACTGATCCGACCGATAGCTGGTACAATGGCGAGCTcggctttttcgatttctaTATTATTCCGTTGGCAAAAAAGCTGAAGGAATGTGGCGTGTTCGGGGTGTCGAGTGATGAGTATTTGAATTACGCTATGCGAAATCGGAAAGAATGGGAGGACCGTGGCCAGGAAATTGTGCGCGAAATGGCAGAACAAATCGCCAAGGCACGTACCACATCTTTGTAACGCACGTAGCTGCAAGAACTTTATTCGCGCAGGCATAAGATTAGTGAAAAAGGAACATTCGGAGCCACGTAGCGGTTATTTTGTGCATcttcttcactgtcaggtcGTGTACAAACAGTAATTCTTTCGTATTAGATCTTTTTTCAAATGTGACTGTCTCACATGCAACGGAATAGCCCCGCTACCTTTGACAAGCCGAGATTCGCACCACCTCATTCGACCATCCGTCGATGCGCCGAACTTCCAAAGTCCAGCCAGTCATTGCTGCTAACTTCACGGGCTTGCCTTCCATCACCAGAGCAAATTCATCTTTATGTAGCTTTTTGCTCGTGATTGTAAATGGAAGAGACGCGCGTGAAATGGGAAAGTTTGCTTGGCATTTTACAGTCATGGTTACAGCTGCATCTTGTTTTGGACGAAAGCCCTTTCGCCGCCGGCTGCTGCGTTGAATGATCTGATTCTAGTAGCGAGATAGTGATTTCAGCCATAATACTGGGGTGCCATGGCATTCGCGATCGTATTGCAATAAAAGGCAGCTAACTTGCTTTACAGTCAGCACGTGGGCGAGCAGGATCGGCACATGCTCAGGAGCGATGCTATGCTTTCCACGCGCAGAAGAAGGCTGAAGGCGGGATGCGGATGATTTCAAAAAACTCTTTCAtacttttactgttagccaAAGGAGTGAAGGTAGGCAATCTCCACATCTTCTCCCTTCTGCATAAATGAGACTAGTCCCATATTTGTATGAGTTCAAAGCCCGCTAATCGTCTGGGCTTCGTTTTTCTATacgcactgactgtgaagatGGTGCAGCTCATaccttcattgacagtgaatgctCAGGTATGTCCAGATTGATATAATAGCAGCAAACTAAAGCAGGATTAGAGCAGCATGATAATGTTGACAGAGTGCCGAGGCAAAACAAATGATCCATCAAAATATATATTTGTTGGCAAAGTAATGCATAACTCGGGATCTGAACTGCCGTCTCATACCGCAAAATGAGTGTTGCATGTGGATGATGCTCTTTAATCGTTACAGCTGCAGCTAGAGAGTTAGACGATTTCATTCGTTCTTGAAGattcgacgaagaaatctTGTTCGTCAGCTTGATGCATCCCTCGCCTCTTTCCAGTTTTGGCATTTTTTGTAGGTTCAATACTGATTGGTTCGTCAAACAGATCTGTTGGCTCCGGTGTGCTGTGATTACCTTGCTTTAGACTGTCGCGCACCTGCTTCTGACTCATGCTATACTCTGGTGGTAGATTTTCCATTTGCGTACTCCCTTGGTGCGTTTCCATGTCGGGTGACGACTCGATCGAAGCATCATCGCGAATGTTTGCTTGCTGtccttttgtttcgtcggcagcgtcgtcctcatcttccAGACCGAATCCTGTAATCATTGGCTGACACTGAACTCGATCGAAAACGTAAGCCACACACAACCCTGCCAGCAAGTCTTGGTTCGGACCGACGGTGGCCGTATTCTGCCACTGGTCCACAAATAACGTCGGCTGGTGACGTTGTCTCCTACCGTGTGTTTTGTCAAAGTTAGCCGTCCATTTTCCACATCGAATCATCGGTGTACAACAAACATTCATAAATCCTAGCCAGGGATTTTCAGCAACCATACGTGGGGGATCAAGATTATCCTTGTTATCAAAAAGGCGGTAGAAGAATCGTCCCTTCATTGGAATGATCTCCAAGTAGGAAAATGGGAAGACCTTCTTGTTATCCACGTCGCGGTCTTTTAGAGGAATCTGCCCAACATAATTTGGTTTATAGGTACAAAAGTAGAATCCATCCTTCCAGAAAGCCTTCCGTATATGGCGTTTGATGCAGCAAAGGCGACGGCCTTCCAGGTCTCCAAAAATGGCTTCGTAGGATCGCATTTCGTTTGTTTGATCTAGCAAAACATATATTTCGTTTCCGTCCTTGTCAGTAATCACGGTATCCGGACGCCAAGCGCCGTTAGGAATTCGCAGGGTAACCTTATCTCGAGTGGGAGGGAACCCGCATAGCGTTTTCCAAGGCTATTCGTAGATGACGCAAATGCAACAATGAGTTTATAGGTGAGAAGAACGCGTGCACTCGACCAGATCAATTGAAATAGAAATCCGAATCGGGACATACCATTCTGTGCAGCGGGCTCTCGCTGTTGGATGAGCGCTGCTGGCTTCAGCGAAACAAAAAATCCCGTGGCGCTGCTCCAGAAAACCGATTAGGAGGTGATCAGCAGAATTTGTTGCCTGATTCGAGGATGCTCGAATGtagtttgactgtgagatcgAAAGTTTGTGACCTTCGCAAAGGTCACGTAAATGACTCCTAATAGGCCCAAGACCGGAAGAAGTCATAGATTTTGGAAAACGGTTGATTCCCGGTGAATGATACCAAGTCACATATGGTGCGCAATAAAAACACGAGAATTACTGACTATGGCCAGACTGATGAATCCGCAGAACcacgaaacaaaaagaagaaattcatTGTCATCTCACTTTTCTATCACGCCATGGCAGAAACTGTTAGCAAGGAACTGTTATAGAGCAAGTAAGCCAAAGATACGTTTACTAAATCATGTCGAAGGCATTGAAGCACCAGCGCCAGCACCAGCGGCAACAGAATGGAGTCGCGGCTGATGCGGAATTTTTGGACACGATGGATCAGACTGCGACTGTCTTGGAACTCCACCGCTCAAACTTACTGCGTCTTCAAACCGACGAGTTACTCAAGGCGATTAGCCTAGACGTTAGTCCAAGCAGTGCACATGTTCACTGGGCGACTTATGCGCACGAGTACATCCAGAAAATACAAGGAAAGATTGAATCTCTTCAGGTGGATTGGAAATACGATAAAGACAGTCCATTTCCGATCTTGAGCGACAGAAAGAACATTTCAGTCCATTCAAGTAAGACTCTCATAACCCAGCCCACGGGTTGCTTTGCAGCAAACATAGGCCTTACCACACTATCAGGGAACGCTCGTGTCATACCGACACTAGAAGTACTCGTTAAAGTACCCAATGATGCTTTCGATTTCAAGGATTACTTGCGCGAGCGCTACTTTGATGTAAGTTTTTCCTTTGAGAAATAATGAATGACTCGAAGAGGATACATATACGTCTCTCACTGCGTATTTGACAATTTTGCAGAAACGAAACCTAGTAGTATGGCATGTTGCGCGATATCTGTCACAAAGAAACTTGCGTGCGGTCGTCGGAAAAGTGTGCTATCGTTTTGGTAATTCCGACTTACGGAAACCCGAGCTGCTGCTAATACCCCCGTGCCAAGTCTCCGACAACAAGATTGATGGAGAAGGATCAATACAGTCAAACAAACGGTTAAGAAAACCGAGGTTCCGACTTTGTTTGCGTTTTGGTATGACCAACTGCAGCTGGATTCCACCCCTACGATTCGTTCCGAATAGATGTAACTTGTCCCACACGAAGTCGTCACAAGCTTACAATCACGCCTTGGCAGAAGAGGCTGCTCATGAATTCGAAGATTTGTCCAGCTCCTCCATCGAGACATATCCGAATTTGAATCAAGCCTTAATTTTGGCTAAAATCTGGTGCTTGCAACGGGGATTGCTGTGTCACGATGGCTTGAAACCAGAGAGCTTGGGCTTGCTACTCTTATTCTTGTACCGCACCAAACAAGTCAGCCCGCGTATGGGAGTCATTCAGACGTTGACCGCACTTTTGAAGCTCTTGACAGACACAGATTGGCTAGGCAACAAACAATCAGTGAAAAGGGTATCAGATGCTGAAAAACAATCTGGGAGCATCTCTTCTGACCAAGCTTATCGAGATTtacttcaaaagcaaaatCCACGTAGGGTTCTAATATTGCCGAAGGAGGGTGATTCGGTAAACGATACCGTTGCAGCGTCGGAATTGGCCAAACTCTATACACAGCAAACGACGGAATCCCCCTTGACTGACATGGATCCTCTCACGCTGTTGGAACTTTACGAACGAGACTATCGCCTCGGGCCTGTATTTTTGGATCCATCTATGACGTACAATTACCTGGGCCGAGTGTCGCCATCGTGCATGCGTTTGATTCAATTAGAAGCCCAGAAAAGTTTGGAGTGCTTGCACGGGACTTCACACACACGCCCTTTTCCGTACTTATTCATGATTGAAGCACGTTTCTGGTCGCGATTTGATTCATACATACGTGTTCCAATAAAAAATATTGCCTTTTCCTCTGCTTTGTGGGGTGATGACCGTCGTGACCTCGGAGACTTCGAATCCATTTCACGTGGACTGGTGCGAAttttgactttggctttgggCGATCGCGTAAAAGCAATACGGGTCCTGTCGACAGGCAATGGTCCGATGAACATGCTGTCCAGTGCTCTGAAGGACTCGGACGAGGTGCCTACCAAAGAGATTGCGCTTGGTAAACGCGTCAAAGTCAGAACGAGTTCTCCAACAGGTAGTGATTTTATAGTGCTAGCTTTAACTTTGAATCCCGATACGTGCTGGCGAAAAGTGGAGCGTGGCCCGCCGGCGGATGACCTTGCTGGGACTAAAGCGTTTTTAGATCTATGGGGAAGCAAAAAAGCTGAGCTACGTCGCTTCAAGGACGGGGCGATAGTTCACGCGGTGGTTTGGGATGCAACCGTTGAATGTATGGAAGGATCGGAAAGTGATGCGCCGTACATATTATTTCAGAACGACGATAAAGTACAAGGCGGTATCGTGGAGCGTATTGTGCGCCATATTCTCCAGATGCATTTTCTAAAAACTGAAGACAATACGTTTCCGCTTGAATTTTCGCTCAGAAATCTCCTCTCTTCAGTTGATGGCGTTGTGTCAAAAGAGCTGTCTTCCGAGGCGACTCTATTTAACCCACTTTCGGCACATCGAAACGTAATGAAGGCATTTGATGCTCTTTCGACTTTTTTACGCAAGCACAGCGCTCCCGCACTACCTGCAACGGGATATATGCATTCCCGTTTGGGCATCCCTCTATCAATCGATGCCGTTGAGCCCCTCTCGCCCTCTTTACGCTACTCCGAGTTGTTCCCACCCATACCTCATCCCAGTCTCGGCTACAAAAGTACGCTAGGGCTAAGAAACGTTTCTGGCTCGATCCAGTCCAAGCCAGTCCAAGTGCAGGTGCGGTTCGGGCTCTCGTCTAAATGGCCTTCGGATCTGCGAGCCATCGGTGCCGCCAAGACTGCTATGTTGATCAAACTACTTGAAGGGATTGAAGACATGAAACGCCAAGGCGCTCAAGATTCCTTAGCCTTTTACGGACCAACGGCAGTTACGCCCGACTATGCTGATATCGGATTTATGGGCTACGTTTTTCGTATTTTCGTTCGTGCCGACCCAGAATTGAAGCTTCTTAAAAGTGTTGTCCAGCCAACTCGCGAGGCTGCAACTCTATTGAATCAGCTAAGGAAGCGACATGTAATCGGATCTATGCACCACAGCTTGGTTCATTCAGTCTTTACCAGCCATCCCTCCTCCAGCGTTGCTGCTCGGATGGCAACACGATGGCTCTCTACGCATTTGATGTCAGGAATGATTCCTTTCGAAGCGGTAGAACTTCTCATTGTATCTGTTTATACGCAAAAGTCATCCCCGCTGGACGCTCCTGGTAGTGCGGTTACAGGACTCTTGCGATTTTTTCATCTGCTTGCGACGCATAATTGGGCGAAGGAGCCATTGGTTGTCGATCCACACTGTTCCTTAACAGAAGAGGATTACTCTCAATTACTTGCTCATTTTGATGGTGTTCGCGGAATTGATTTGCAAGACGGGCCTCCTATGTATATTGTCACACCCTACGATCAAGTAAACAAAGACTTGGAGGACGCACACGAAGTGTCGATAACCAATCTGCCGACAAAATCTCTTTCTTGGACTCCTGCCTTCACCTCTACGAATCCAGAGTGGGTAGTGCTTAGTCGATTGTCGATGCTGGCGTCCCGGACTTACTCGTTTCTACAGAAGTCTTTAGTGGACTTTCAGCGTAACAATTGGTCGGCTGCCTTTCAAGTAACTGCCGCCTCCTTTCACGCCTACAGTGCCGTGCTGCGGATAGGCCCCGACTTTGTTGTAGATAGCGAAGCCTCGTCGACTGGAGGCTCACTTTCAGTGCGACCCAATAAGAATGGTGCCTACGAAAGTTCTTATACACGCAGTATGCAGAATCGATCAGAAGGCCCGAAGCTGCTTCGTCGCAAGCTGTATCGAAATTTGGTCGATTCTATCGAGAGTCACGAAGAAGTCATTTTAGAATGGAGACCAGTAGACGCATTGATAGATAGGCTCCGTTCACGACTCGGGTCATGGGCAGTCTTTTTCTACAATGATTTGTGTCCCGAAGTCATTGGTGTATTGTGGCGTCCTTTGTTCGAACCGCGTTCCTTTTCGGCACTTGCATCTGAATACGCACGGCCTATGAAACACGGGATATTGGGCCACGGATACTCTAGTGACTGTTAATGTGAACGATATACTGCGCGAAGCTCACCAAATAACGAAGGACATAGTTACGAATCAAAGAGTTTTTGACCATGGACCCGCAATGGAGAAAAGTGGCAAAAAACACAAGGGTTCGGAAGTTCCTGTCGCCGACAAGCGCGCTACAGATGGAAGCAGTAGCTGTGCTTCCATTTCTGAAGAAGACAATGATTAGCCTATTTTTGGATCTACCAGCACGATTTAAACGCTTGGGGAAACTTTGGATCGCTCCGACTTTCAAAATAGAGTTAATCTTATTCAATTTCCACGTCTGttttgattccgaaaaatCCTATCTCGCGTTTCTTTTCGCTCGACACGGCCAACCAATTGTCTCCCCAGACGAGGCACGACGCTAGAGAGACGTCAAAAGAGGCCGTAATCTTCCATTCCTTGACGGTCGAAATGCGGACGCTGCCGGGTCCTCCGAAAGCTAGATACTTCCCGCTTGGATCAAAACTAATGGCATGAACTGTTCCCAATATGTCATCTCCTTCTGTGTTCAAGGTCGCTAGGGCCTTCAGCTTACGCAAATCCCATACGACCACCTTCCCGGACGCGTACGATGACGCAATGTGATAGCCGTTGCTAGAAAAGGCTAGATTAGTAACGGCATCATTCTCCTCGCTTCTAGTGATACCGgggtcgtcgttggcgtcgtGT harbors:
- a CDS encoding predicted protein, producing MAFTFFVYDRFVHRRNTKVVNAAARSSAIVTSLFPSNVRARLYEEAEEKAKQKISSKLAGVQAPQSQLKDFLNGSDSNGKVVDFANEEDELNFFKSKPIAELFPNTTIMFGDIAGFTAWSSSREPAQVFTLLETLYHAFDEIAKKRRVFKVETVGDCYVAVTGLPDPRKDHAVVMARFARDCMHKMQNLSKKLEVSLGPDTGDLAMRIGLHSGPVTAGVLRGERSRFQLFGDTMNVASRMESTGVRDRVQLSQDCADLLAQAGKAGWFTPREDTIVAKGKGEMKTYWLSAGDRTGTESTTSNSDFSMSGNGFDPSWGGDFEPKSFTNSSESDRKVLRLASGKANRLIDWNVDVLLRLLKQVVARRRVSQLKSPTLLHKAETVEERIEGNTVLDEVKEIIALPEFDAKAAIRQDTPDSIALGPEVCLQLHEYVSHIAAMYQDNPFHNFEHASHVTMSVVKLLSRIVAPSEVVAKNEGKKKTVFASRLHDHTYGITSDPLTQFACVFSALIHDVDHSGVPNAQLVKENSKIAAFYKGKSVAEQNSIDLAWDLLMDYSFNELRSIIYTTTAEKSRFRQLVVNSVMATDIMDKGLKQLRNARWESAFSGKLSEEDATDTTNRKATIVIEHLIQASDVAHTMQHWHIYRKWNERFFTECYQAFQNGRSDTDPTDSWYNGELGFFDFYIIPLAKKLKECGVFGVSSDEYLNYAMRNRKEWEDRGQEIVREMAEQIAKARTTSL
- a CDS encoding predicted protein: MPWKTLCGFPPTRDKVTLRIPNGAWRPDTVITDKDGNEIYVLLDQTNEMRSYEAIFGDLEGRRLCCIKRHIRKAFWKDGFYFCTYKPNYVGQIPLKDRDVDNKKVFPFSYLEIIPMKGRFFYRLFDNKDNLDPPRMVAENPWLGFMNVCCTPMIRCGKWTANFDKTHGRRQRHQPTLFVDQWQNTATVGPNQDLLAGLCVAYVFDRVQCQPMITGFGLEDEDDAADETKGQQANIRDDASIESSPDMETHQGSTQMENLPPEYSMSQKQVRDSLKQGNHSTPEPTDLFDEPISIEPTKNAKTGKRRGMHQADEQDFFVESSRTNEIV
- a CDS encoding predicted protein produces the protein MSKALKHQRQHQRQQNGVAADAEFLDTMDQTATVLELHRSNLLRLQTDELLKAISLDVSPSSAHVHWATYAHEYIQKIQGKIESLQVDWKYDKDSPFPILSDRKNISVHSSLTTLSGNARVIPTLEVLVKVPNDAFDFKDYLRERYFDKRNLVVWHVARYLSQRNLRAVVGKVCYRFGNSDLRKPELLLIPPCQVSDNKIDGEGSIQSNKRLRKPRFRLCLRFGMTNCSWIPPLRFVPNRCNLSHTKSSQAYNHALAEEAAHEFEDLSSSSIETYPNLNQALILAKIWCLQRGLLCHDGLKPESLGLLLLFLYRTKQVSPRMGVIQTLTALLKLLTDTDWLGNKQSVKRVSDAEKQSGSISSDQAYRDLLQKQNPRRVLILPKEGDSVNDTVAASELAKLYTQQTTESPLTDMDPLTLLELYERDYRLGPVFLDPSMTYNYLGRVSPSCMRLIQLEAQKSLECLHGTSHTRPFPYLFMIEARFWSRFDSYIRVPIKNIAFSSALWGDDRRDLGDFESISRGLVRILTLALGDRVKAIRVLSTGNGPMNMLSSALKDSDEVPTKEIALGKRVKVRTSSPTGSDFIVLALTLNPDTCWRKVERGPPADDLAGTKAFLDLWGSKKAELRRFKDGAIVHAVVWDATVECMEGSESDAPYILFQNDDKVQGGIVERIVRHILQMHFLKTEDNTFPLEFSLRNLLSSVDGVVSKELSSEATLFNPLSAHRNVMKAFDALSTFLRKHSAPALPATGYMHSRLGIPLSIDAVEPLSPSLRYSELFPPIPHPSLGYKSTLGLRNVSGSIQSKPVQVQVRFGLSSKWPSDLRAIGAAKTAMLIKLLEGIEDMKRQGAQDSLAFYGPTAVTPDYADIGFMGYVFRIFVRADPELKLLKSVVQPTREAATLLNQLRKRHVIGSMHHSLVHSVFTSHPSSSVAARMATRWLSTHLMSGMIPFEAVELLIVSVYTQKSSPLDAPGSAVTGLLRFFHLLATHNWAKEPLVVDPHCSLTEEDYSQLLAHFDGVRGIDLQDGPPMYIVTPYDQVNKDLEDAHEVSITNLPTKSLSWTPAFTSTNPEWVVLSRLSMLASRTYSFLQKSLVDFQRNNWSAAFQVTAASFHAYSAVLRIGPDFVVDSEASSTGGSLSVRPNKNGAYESSYTRSMQNRSEGPKLLRRKLYRNLVDSIESHEEVILEWRPVDALIDRLRSRLGSWAVFFYNDLCPEVIGVLWRPLFEPRSFSALASEYARPMKHGILGHGYSSDC